In Helicobacter pylori, a single genomic region encodes these proteins:
- a CDS encoding ribonucleoside-diphosphate reductase subunit alpha, translating to MITVVKRNGRIEPLDITKIQKYTKDATDNLEGVSQSELEVDARLQFRDKITTEEIQQTLIKTAVDKIDIDTPNWSFVASRLFLYDLYHKVSGFTGYRHLKEYFENAEEKGRILKGFKEKFDLEFLNNQIKPERDFQFNYLGIKTLYDRYLLKDANNHPIELPQHMFMSIAMFLAQNEQEPNKIALEFYEVLSKFEAMCATPTLANARTTKHQLSSCYIGSTPDNIEGIFDSYKEMALLSKYGGGIGWDFSLVRSIGSYIDGHKNASAGTIPFLKIANDVAIAVDQLGTRKGAIAVYLEIWHIDVMEFIDLRKNSGDERRRAHDLFPALWVCDLFLKRVLEDAMWTLFDPYECKDLTELYGQDFEKRYLEYEKDPKIIKEYINAKDLWKKILMNYFEAGLPFLAFKDNANRCNPNAHAGIIRSSNLCTEIFQNTAPNHYYMQIEYTDGAIEFFEEKELVTTDSNITKCANKLTSTDILKGKKIYIATKVAKDGQTAVCNLASINLSKINTEEDIKRVVPIMVRLLDNVIDLNFYPNRKVKATNLQNRAIGLGVMGEAQMLAEHQIAWGSKEHLEKIDALMEQISYHAIDTSANLAKEKGVYKDFENSEWSKGIFPIDKANNEALKLTEKGLFNHACDWQGLREKVKVNGMRNGYLMAIAPTSSISILVGTTQTIEPIYKKKWFEENLSGLIPVVVPNLNVETWNFYTSAYDIDAKDLIKAAAVRQKWIDQGQSINVFLRIENASGKTLHDIYTLAWKLGLKSTYYLRSESPSIDEKSVLDRSVECFNCQ from the coding sequence TTGATTACGGTGGTTAAACGAAACGGGCGCATTGAGCCTTTGGACATTACCAAAATCCAAAAATACACTAAGGACGCTACGGACAATTTAGAGGGCGTGAGCCAAAGTGAGCTGGAAGTGGATGCGAGGTTGCAATTCAGGGACAAGATCACTACTGAAGAAATCCAACAAACTTTGATTAAAACCGCTGTGGATAAAATAGATATTGACACGCCTAATTGGAGCTTTGTTGCCTCAAGGCTTTTTTTGTATGATCTATACCATAAAGTAAGCGGTTTTACAGGGTATAGGCATTTGAAAGAGTATTTTGAAAACGCTGAAGAAAAGGGCCGCATCCTTAAGGGCTTTAAGGAAAAATTTGATTTAGAGTTTTTAAATAACCAGATCAAGCCTGAAAGGGATTTCCAATTCAATTATTTAGGGATTAAAACCTTGTATGATCGCTATTTATTAAAAGACGCTAACAATCACCCTATTGAATTGCCCCAACACATGTTTATGAGCATTGCGATGTTTTTAGCGCAAAACGAACAAGAACCCAACAAAATCGCTTTAGAATTTTATGAAGTTTTAAGCAAGTTTGAAGCGATGTGCGCGACCCCCACTCTAGCGAACGCGCGCACCACCAAGCACCAATTAAGCTCATGCTATATTGGCAGCACGCCGGATAATATTGAGGGGATTTTTGACAGCTACAAGGAAATGGCGCTGTTGTCCAAATACGGCGGGGGGATTGGCTGGGATTTTTCTTTGGTGCGCTCTATCGGGAGTTATATTGATGGGCATAAAAATGCGAGCGCTGGCACGATCCCGTTTTTAAAAATCGCTAACGATGTGGCGATTGCGGTTGATCAATTAGGCACACGAAAGGGCGCGATTGCGGTGTATTTGGAAATTTGGCACATTGATGTGATGGAGTTCATTGATTTAAGGAAAAATAGCGGCGATGAAAGGCGAAGAGCGCATGATTTATTCCCGGCCCTTTGGGTGTGCGATTTGTTTTTGAAAAGGGTTTTAGAAGACGCGATGTGGACTTTGTTTGACCCTTATGAGTGTAAGGATTTGACTGAGCTTTATGGGCAGGATTTTGAAAAACGCTATTTAGAGTATGAAAAAGATCCTAAAATCATTAAAGAATACATTAACGCTAAAGATTTATGGAAAAAAATCTTAATGAATTATTTTGAAGCCGGCTTGCCTTTCTTGGCCTTTAAAGATAACGCCAATCGGTGCAATCCAAACGCCCATGCAGGAATCATTCGATCCAGCAATTTATGCACAGAGATTTTTCAAAATACCGCGCCTAACCACTACTACATGCAAATAGAATACACCGACGGTGCGATAGAGTTTTTTGAAGAAAAAGAGTTGGTAACGACAGATAGTAATATCACTAAATGCGCTAACAAGCTCACTAGCACCGATATTCTTAAAGGCAAAAAAATCTATATCGCTACTAAAGTCGCTAAAGACGGGCAAACGGCGGTGTGTAATCTAGCGAGCATCAATTTAAGCAAAATCAACACTGAAGAAGACATTAAAAGGGTCGTGCCGATCATGGTCAGGCTTTTAGACAATGTGATTGATTTGAATTTCTACCCTAACCGCAAAGTCAAAGCCACCAATTTGCAAAATAGGGCCATAGGGTTAGGGGTTATGGGTGAAGCGCAAATGCTCGCAGAACACCAAATCGCTTGGGGGTCTAAAGAGCATTTAGAAAAAATTGACGCTTTAATGGAGCAAATCAGCTACCATGCGATTGACACGAGCGCGAATCTAGCGAAAGAAAAAGGGGTTTATAAGGATTTTGAAAATTCAGAATGGAGTAAGGGGATTTTCCCTATTGATAAAGCTAACAATGAAGCCTTGAAGCTCACCGAAAAAGGGCTTTTTAATCATGCTTGCGATTGGCAAGGTTTGAGGGAAAAAGTCAAAGTCAATGGCATGCGTAATGGCTATTTAATGGCGATCGCTCCCACAAGCTCCATTTCTATTTTAGTAGGCACAACCCAAACGATTGAACCCATTTATAAGAAAAAATGGTTTGAAGAAAATTTGAGCGGACTAATTCCTGTCGTAGTGCCTAATTTGAATGTAGAAACCTGGAATTTTTACACATCAGCCTATGATATTGACGCTAAAGATTTGATTAAAGCAGCGGCCGTGCGCCAAAAATGGATCGATCAAGGCCAAAGCATCAACGTGTTTTTACGCATAGAAAACGCTAGCGGTAAAACCTTGCATGACATCTACACGCTCGCTTGGAAATTGGGACTCAAATCCACTTATTATTTGCGCAGCGAAAGCCCTAGCATAGATGAAAAAAGCGTGTTGGATCGCTCGGTGGAGTGTTTTAATTGCCAATAA
- a CDS encoding gfo/Idh/MocA family oxidoreductase has product MLFAMIGSGGVIAPKHLQAIRDTGHFLDCSFDVHDSVGVLDEYFPQSEFFTNIEDFEKHLEQSKAMGKEINYLSVCTPTHTHFDHIRFGLRNGMHVICEKPLVLDPSEIQELKDLEVKHQKRVFSLLPLRLHCDTLALKEKIKSELDKNPEKVFDITLTYISVQGKWYFSSWRADVNRSGGLATQMGVNIFDTLLYLFGGVKDKVINREEPDCVCGILFLEHAKIRWFFSINPEHMGVAKEKVYYKMILEGEEVNLTQSFDNLYIESYKQILAQGGFGLDDAMASIKLAYELRNLSLSEPNEDSHALCCKNKTDQ; this is encoded by the coding sequence ATGCTTTTTGCGATGATTGGTTCAGGGGGGGTTATCGCTCCCAAGCACTTGCAAGCGATTAGAGATACAGGGCATTTTTTGGATTGCTCTTTTGATGTTCATGATAGCGTGGGGGTTTTAGATGAGTATTTCCCGCAATCAGAGTTTTTTACCAATATTGAAGATTTTGAAAAGCATTTAGAGCAGTCTAAGGCTATGGGTAAAGAAATCAACTATTTGAGTGTTTGCACGCCCACGCACACGCATTTTGATCACATCCGTTTCGGGTTAAGAAACGGCATGCATGTGATTTGTGAAAAACCCTTAGTTTTAGACCCTAGCGAAATACAAGAATTGAAAGATTTAGAGGTGAAACACCAAAAAAGGGTGTTCAGTCTTTTGCCCTTGCGCTTGCATTGCGACACGCTGGCTTTGAAAGAAAAAATTAAGAGCGAATTAGACAAAAACCCTGAAAAGGTGTTTGACATCACGCTCACTTATATCAGCGTTCAAGGGAAATGGTATTTTTCTTCATGGCGAGCGGATGTGAATAGGAGTGGGGGGCTAGCCACTCAAATGGGAGTGAATATCTTTGACACTTTATTGTATTTGTTTGGAGGCGTTAAAGACAAGGTTATCAATAGAGAAGAGCCTGATTGCGTGTGCGGGATACTCTTTTTAGAGCATGCTAAGATCAGATGGTTTTTTTCCATCAATCCAGAACACATGGGAGTGGCTAAAGAAAAGGTTTATTATAAAATGATCCTAGAGGGTGAAGAAGTCAATCTCACGCAGAGCTTTGACAATCTGTATATAGAAAGCTACAAACAGATTTTAGCTCAAGGGGGGTTTGGCTTGGATGACGCTATGGCGTCTATCAAATTGGCTTATGAATTAAGAAATCTCTCTCTTAGCGAACCCAATGAAGATTCGCATGCTTTGTGTTGCAAAAACAAAACAGACCAGTAA
- a CDS encoding methylated-DNA--[protein]-cysteine S-methyltransferase codes for MVLYHYYFKTPKSFPLEYLHLCANESHLLRLDFDAANFSHNTPMNTPLKLSVQALERYFLGQLFEFNTPLDLIGTSFQKQVWSALMTIPYGKTKSYDEIAKLINNPKSCRAIGNANHNNPISLIVPCHRVVRKNGALGGYNGGIEVKKWLLEFEKQNFKPAS; via the coding sequence ATGGTTTTATACCACTACTATTTTAAGACCCCTAAGAGTTTCCCTTTAGAGTATTTGCATTTGTGTGCTAATGAGAGCCATTTATTAAGATTGGATTTTGATGCGGCCAATTTTTCTCATAACACCCCTATGAATACCCCATTAAAACTCAGCGTTCAAGCCTTGGAGCGTTATTTCTTGGGACAACTTTTTGAATTTAATACGCCTTTGGATTTGATAGGGACTTCTTTTCAAAAACAAGTTTGGTCTGCGTTAATGACTATCCCTTATGGCAAGACAAAAAGTTATGATGAAATCGCAAAGCTTATTAATAACCCTAAATCTTGCAGAGCGATTGGCAACGCTAATCATAATAACCCTATTTCTTTGATCGTGCCTTGTCATAGAGTGGTGCGTAAAAATGGCGCTTTAGGAGGGTATAATGGGGGCATAGAAGTCAAAAAGTGGCTGTTAGAATTTGAAAAGCAAAATTTTAAACCAGCAAGCTAA
- a CDS encoding integrase — protein sequence MKHPLEELKDPIENLLLWIGRFLRYKCTSLSNSQVKDQNKVFECLNEFNHAFISSSQLEKVCKKARNVGLLGINTYALPLLKFYEYAQKISLRSLKNIDEVMLAEFLNIYTGGLSLATKKNYRIALLGLFSYIDKQNQDENEKSYIYNITLKNISGVNQSAGNKLPTHLNNEELEKFLESIDRIEMSAKVRARNRLLIKIIVFTGMRSNEALQLKIKDFTLENGCYTILIKGKGDKYRAVMLKAFHIESLLKEWLIERELYPVKNDLLFCNQKGMALTQAYLYKQVERIINFAGLRREKNGAHMLRHSFATLLYQKRHDLILVQEALGHASLNTSRIYTHFDKERLEEAASIWEEN from the coding sequence ATGAAACACCCCCTAGAAGAATTAAAAGACCCTATAGAAAATCTTTTGCTATGGATTGGGCGCTTTTTGCGTTACAAATGCACAAGCCTGTCTAATTCCCAAGTGAAAGATCAAAACAAGGTTTTTGAATGTTTGAACGAATTCAATCATGCGTTCATCAGCTCAAGCCAATTGGAAAAAGTTTGTAAAAAAGCCCGTAATGTTGGATTACTAGGTATCAATACCTACGCACTGCCCCTACTCAAATTCTACGAATACGCTCAAAAGATTTCTTTAAGATCGCTCAAAAATATAGACGAAGTCATGTTGGCTGAATTTTTAAACATCTATACCGGAGGTTTGAGTTTAGCCACTAAGAAAAATTACAGAATCGCCCTGTTAGGGCTTTTTAGCTATATAGACAAGCAAAATCAAGATGAAAATGAAAAATCTTATATCTATAATATCACGCTTAAAAACATCAGTGGAGTCAATCAAAGCGCAGGCAACAAGCTCCCTACTCATTTAAACAATGAAGAATTAGAAAAATTTTTAGAGAGCATTGATAGAATAGAAATGTCCGCTAAAGTGCGCGCCAGAAACCGCTTGCTCATTAAAATCATCGTTTTTACAGGCATGCGTTCTAATGAAGCCTTGCAGCTTAAAATAAAGGATTTTACTTTAGAAAATGGCTGTTATACGATTTTGATTAAAGGTAAGGGCGATAAATACAGGGCGGTGATGCTCAAAGCTTTCCACATTGAGAGCCTTTTGAAAGAATGGCTCATAGAAAGGGAATTATATCCTGTTAAAAATGATTTATTGTTTTGCAACCAAAAAGGCATGGCTTTAACGCAAGCGTATTTGTATAAGCAAGTGGAGCGTATCATCAATTTTGCAGGACTCAGGCGGGAGAAAAATGGGGCGCACATGTTAAGGCATTCTTTTGCGACCTTGCTCTATCAAAAACGCCATGATTTGATTTTAGTTCAAGAAGCTCTAGGGCATGCGAGCTTGAATACGAGTAGGATTTACACGCATTTTGACAAAGAGCGTTTAGAAGAAGCGGCGAGCATTTGGGAAGAAAATTAA